The Stigmatella aurantiaca DW4/3-1 genome contains the following window.
GCGGGCAGCCCTTCCTGGGAGGACTCGTGCATCAGCGTGTAGAGCGTGGGCAGCAACCGGTAGCGCCGCTCCAGCCATTCCCGGGCAATGGACAGATACGGCTCACCGAAGCGCCAGGGCTCCTGGTGAGGCGTGCCCTTGGCGGAGTGATTGCGCAGGAGCGGATAGAAGGTGCCCAGCTGCGTCCACCGCACGAGCATCTCTCCGGTCGCGCGGCCCAGGAAGCCGGGCACGTCCGCCCCGGTGAAGGAGACGCCGGACAGGCCCAGGCCCAGCAGCATGGCAATGGACAGCTCCAGGTGCGCCCAGTAGCTGGAGTTGTCGCCGGTCCACACCGCCGAGTAGCGCTGGATGCCGGCCGCGCCCGCCCGGGTCAGCAGGAAGGGGCGCCGCTCGGGCACCAGCTCTCGCAGTCCCTCGTAGGCCGCCCGTGCCATGCCGAGCGCATACACGTTGTGGACCTCCAGGTGGCGCCTGTCCCCGTGCCGGGCGTCGTGGGGCAGCGTGGGCCCCTCCACCCTGCCCAGATCCAACGCGGGCGCCGAGTTGATGGAGAAGGTCTCATTGCCATTGATGAGCCGGAAGCAGGCAGGCTCGTTCATGTCGTTCCAGAAACCCGCGATGCCTGTCTCGACGAACCCCCGGTGCAGCTGGCCCCACCACTTGCGCACGGGCTCCCGGGTGAAGTCCGGGAAGGTGGCGGGCTTGGGCCACACCTCTCCGAGCAGCACGCTGCCCCGGTCATTGCGGACCAGATAGTCACCCGCGAGCGCCTCGTCATAGACGCGGTAGCCCGGCTCGGCCTTCACCCCTGGGTCGATGATGGTGACGAGCTTCACGCCCTGGGCCGCGGCCTCGCTCGCCAGGCCCGCGGGATCGGGGTAACGCGAGCGGTCCCACGTCCAGACCTTGTAGCCCTCCATATAGTCGATATCGAGGTACACGCAGTCCAACGGCAGCTTGTGGGCGCGGTAGTCGCGGATGACCGAGCGAATCTCCCGCGCGTTCTCGTAGCCCCAGCGCGACTGCTGCACGCCCAAACTCCAGAGCGGGGGCAGCGGGGGGCGGCCGGTGAGCGCGGTGTAGCGCTTCAGCACGTCCGCGGGCATCGGGCCCGCGAACAGATAGGTGTCCAGCTCGGGACCCGCGGACTCCCACCGCACACGCGTGGGGTCCTCCGCGGCCACGTCCACCTCCAACCTCCACGACTCATCCAGGAAGAATCCCCAGGCGACGCCGTCACGCAGCCCCAGGCTGAAGGGAATGGACTGGTAGAGGGGATCCGTGTCCGGGTGGTGGGGCACCACGTCGGTATTCCAGAAGACGAAGTGCATGCCGCGCTTGTCGAGCGTCCCCACCTTCTCCCCAAAACCAAGCCATGCCTCATCGGGCGGCGCGTGCAAGGTGAGCCGGGAGCGGAACCGGTTGACGGGATAGTCGGGCATCGTCTCGCCCGAGAAGCCTTCGCACCGGGCGAGCTCCCGGCCCCCCGTATCCCGCAGCACCCAGGTGCCGTGCTCTGGCTGAACCTCCAGCGAGAGCCCTTCCGCTTCGACCACCGCGGTGCCGCGCGCCTTGTCGTTGCGGACGGAGAGCGGTAGCTCCGAGTGCTCCACGACCGACCAGGACTGCTTGGGGCTCAGCTCGCGGGAGGTGAGCGAGGAGTTGCCTGGGGACGGAATGTGGCGCACCCGGAGGACACCGGGCAGGGGGCTGCGGATCTCCAGTGCGGAGCGGGAACCCCAAAAGGTGACGCGGGTCGGTTCAATGGACAGGTCGTCGAGGCGCATGGGGCCGGCAGCCTATGCGCTCCCACTCGCCCGTCCATAGAGGAACCCGCCCTTCCCTACCCCTTGCGCGGGAGCAGGTTGTCCACCATCCCCTTGAGGGATTGTTTGATGATCCCACTGGAATCCACGTCTCGCTTCAGGAGGGACTCCGCGAAATGCTTCGCCTGCTCGAGGGTGATGTGCGGCGGGAGCGGCGGGACATCCGGGTCCACGTAGGCCTCGTACACCACGGGCCGGTCCGAGCTCAGCGCCTCATCCCACGCGCGGGAGATCTGCTCCGGCCGGTCGACCCGGATGCCCTTGAGCCCCAAGGACTCGGCGTAGCGGGCATAAGGGAAGTCCGGCAGGTCCTGCGAGGCGGGCAGCTTGGGGTCTCCTGTCATCACCCGCTGCTCCCACGTCACCATGTTCAGGTCGCGGTTGTTGAGCACCAGCACGATGAGCCGGGGGTCCTTCCACTCCTTCCAGTACTTGGCGATGGTGATGAGTTCACTGTTGCCGTTCATCTGCATGGCCCCATCGCCCACCAGGGCCAGCACCGGCCGGTGGGGAAAGGCAAACTTCGCGGCAATGGCATACGGAACCCCGCAACCCATGGTGGCCAGATTTCCGGACAGGGAGGCCATCATTCCCTTGCGAATCCGGATGTCCCTTGCAAACCAATTGGTGCCAGAGCCCGAGTCCGCCGCCAGGATGGCGCCGTCCGGCACCTTGGGCGACAACTCCCAGAACACCCGCTGCGGGTTGATGGGGTTGGCCGAGTTCATCGCCTGCGCCTCGGCCGTCTTCCACCACTGCCGCACGCCTTTCTCCACCTGCTCCCGCCAGCTGCGGTCCTCCTTGCGCTGGAGCAGTGGAATCAGGGCGCGCAGCGTCTCCTGGCTGTCGCCCACCAGCGGCACCTCCATGGGGTAGCGAATGGCCAGCATCCGGCCATCGAGATCGATCTGCACGCCCCGGGCCTGTCCCTCCTTCGGCAGGAACTCCGCGTAGGGGAAGCTCGTGCCCACCATCAGCAGCGTGTCGCAGCCCATCATCAGGTCCCAGCTCGGCTTCGTCCCCAGCAGGCCGATGGAACCTGTCACGAACGGCAGGTCATCTGGCAGCACCGCCTTGCCCAGCAAGGCCTTGGCCACCCCCGCCCCCAGCAGTTCCGCCACCGCCACCACCTCGTCGGCCGCGTTCAGCACGCCCGCCCCCACCAGCATGGCGACCTTCTTGCCCGCGTTGAGCACCTCCGCCGCCCGGCGCAGATCCTGCTCCTGGGGGAGAACGCGGGGCACGGTGTACCCCACGCTGGAGTGAACGGTGCCGTGCGCGCGCTCCGGCTTCTGGTAGGGCTCCTCCTGGATGTCATTGGGGAGGATGACGCAGGTCACCGTGCGCTCGCATTGGGCGATGCGCATGGCCCGGTCGATGGCATGGCGCACGGCCGCGGGTTTCGTCACCATGGTGATGTACTCGCCCGCCACGTCCTTGAAGAGCGTCAGCAGATCCACCTCCTGCTGATAGTGGCCGCCAAGCGCCGAGCGCGCTTGCTGGCCGACAATGGCCACCACGGGCTGGTGGTCCAGCTTC
Protein-coding sequences here:
- a CDS encoding glycoside hydrolase family 31 protein, with translation MRLDDLSIEPTRVTFWGSRSALEIRSPLPGVLRVRHIPSPGNSSLTSRELSPKQSWSVVEHSELPLSVRNDKARGTAVVEAEGLSLEVQPEHGTWVLRDTGGRELARCEGFSGETMPDYPVNRFRSRLTLHAPPDEAWLGFGEKVGTLDKRGMHFVFWNTDVVPHHPDTDPLYQSIPFSLGLRDGVAWGFFLDESWRLEVDVAAEDPTRVRWESAGPELDTYLFAGPMPADVLKRYTALTGRPPLPPLWSLGVQQSRWGYENAREIRSVIRDYRAHKLPLDCVYLDIDYMEGYKVWTWDRSRYPDPAGLASEAAAQGVKLVTIIDPGVKAEPGYRVYDEALAGDYLVRNDRGSVLLGEVWPKPATFPDFTREPVRKWWGQLHRGFVETGIAGFWNDMNEPACFRLINGNETFSINSAPALDLGRVEGPTLPHDARHGDRRHLEVHNVYALGMARAAYEGLRELVPERRPFLLTRAGAAGIQRYSAVWTGDNSSYWAHLELSIAMLLGLGLSGVSFTGADVPGFLGRATGEMLVRWTQLGTFYPLLRNHSAKGTPHQEPWRFGEPYLSIAREWLERRYRLLPTLYTLMHESSQEGLPALRPLVMYAPGDTEALRMDDVFLFGRDLLVAPVIRQGRTRRHVYLPEGRWLPFFDLGLSSGEPVEGRQHVLADAPLSSVPMWLREGGALALTEPALHTTSANWAHLTWHIHAAPRMEARLYEDAGEGYGASRLTRLSGERASGRFVLERSTEGALPPSRATETLCVYALSEPKEVLGGREHRFVDGVLLVEVDAGWSRVEIRL
- a CDS encoding thiamine pyrophosphate-requiring protein — protein: MSATVSDYLVYRLSQWGVRRLYGYPGDGISGVMGALGRNAEIQFIQTRHEEMAAFMACAHAKFTGETGVCMATSGPGAIHLLNGLYDAKLDHQPVVAIVGQQARSALGGHYQQEVDLLTLFKDVAGEYITMVTKPAAVRHAIDRAMRIAQCERTVTCVILPNDIQEEPYQKPERAHGTVHSSVGYTVPRVLPQEQDLRRAAEVLNAGKKVAMLVGAGVLNAADEVVAVAELLGAGVAKALLGKAVLPDDLPFVTGSIGLLGTKPSWDLMMGCDTLLMVGTSFPYAEFLPKEGQARGVQIDLDGRMLAIRYPMEVPLVGDSQETLRALIPLLQRKEDRSWREQVEKGVRQWWKTAEAQAMNSANPINPQRVFWELSPKVPDGAILAADSGSGTNWFARDIRIRKGMMASLSGNLATMGCGVPYAIAAKFAFPHRPVLALVGDGAMQMNGNSELITIAKYWKEWKDPRLIVLVLNNRDLNMVTWEQRVMTGDPKLPASQDLPDFPYARYAESLGLKGIRVDRPEQISRAWDEALSSDRPVVYEAYVDPDVPPLPPHITLEQAKHFAESLLKRDVDSSGIIKQSLKGMVDNLLPRKG